In the Natrinema amylolyticum genome, one interval contains:
- a CDS encoding tetratricopeptide repeat protein codes for MTDRDDDRDHRFSEGEGFGDPYEEFDLDPPELGVDPSKVDPVDSRVVTDTLDQHNIDQDAVDASELLDVGLNYMQINRYEQATDAFERTARYAEDEKLAQEAWVNKGVAHGELEEWDEAIGAHREALRIDEESEHAATAETNLAYALWEFGQTSEALEHAERAIEIDERFAAGWFNRAFFLSERGLSEEALNCVDNAIRLGLRNAKVLETKAEILEELGEFDQAEEIADEANQMREEAEQEMMDDREEMYGQGAGGGGAGAGGGPGAGRGGAGAGRGGAGAGLGGRGANRQSPPQRQGDIGLDDLGVADLGVEDDEDEDEREWELE; via the coding sequence ATGACTGACCGAGACGACGATCGCGACCATCGCTTCTCCGAGGGAGAGGGATTCGGCGATCCGTACGAGGAGTTCGACCTGGACCCGCCGGAGCTCGGCGTCGACCCGTCGAAGGTCGACCCCGTCGACTCCCGCGTCGTCACCGACACGCTCGACCAGCACAACATCGATCAGGACGCGGTCGACGCCAGCGAACTGCTCGACGTCGGCCTGAACTACATGCAGATCAACCGTTACGAGCAGGCCACCGATGCCTTCGAGCGGACCGCCCGCTACGCCGAGGACGAGAAGCTCGCACAGGAGGCGTGGGTGAACAAGGGCGTCGCCCACGGCGAACTCGAGGAGTGGGACGAGGCGATCGGTGCCCACCGCGAGGCCCTGCGAATCGACGAGGAGAGCGAGCACGCCGCGACCGCCGAGACGAACCTCGCCTACGCCCTCTGGGAGTTCGGCCAGACGAGCGAGGCCTTAGAACACGCCGAGCGCGCCATCGAGATCGACGAGCGCTTCGCCGCGGGCTGGTTCAACCGCGCCTTCTTCCTCTCGGAGCGCGGGCTGTCCGAGGAGGCGCTGAACTGCGTCGACAACGCGATCCGGCTGGGCCTGCGCAACGCCAAGGTACTGGAGACGAAGGCCGAGATCCTCGAGGAACTCGGCGAGTTCGATCAGGCCGAGGAGATCGCAGACGAAGCGAACCAGATGCGCGAGGAAGCCGAACAGGAAATGATGGACGACCGCGAGGAGATGTACGGTCAGGGTGCGGGTGGCGGCGGTGCTGGCGCTGGCGGCGGTCCGGGAGCCGGCCGCGGTGGTGCCGGGGCTGGCCGCGGCGGTGCCGGTGCCGGACTCGGCGGTCGCGGCGCGAACCGCCAGTCGCCACCCCAGCGACAGGGAGACATCGGACTGGACGACCTCGGTGTCGCCGATCTCGGCGTCGAAGACGACGAGGACGAAGACGAGCGCGAGTGGGAACTCGAGTGA
- a CDS encoding hydroxysqualene dehydroxylase, giving the protein MTDVAVLGGGIGGLTAAHELAERGVDVTVFEANDRFGGKARSMPIADDPTALHGEHGFRFFPAFYRHVVDTMTRIPDGGGTVADNLVETEATLIASTTEPEKIAETSTPDSLRGWLEALRPAFAEDLPAEDVRFLLERLLYLLTACERRREEELDDVSWWEFIDAENRSQEFRDRLAYATQALVALRPQVGSARTVGTIYLQLLFGQLDPTEPTERILNAPTNEAWIDPWVRHLETLGVEFRPNTPASRLAFDGQRVTGVELADDQTIGADEFVLAVPVEVAPEFVTPELRRAAPELGRIERLETAWMNGIQFYLTEDVELTRGHQVYADAPWALTSISQRQFWTDYDLEGRGPDAVEGVLSVIASDWDTPGILHEKPARACTREEIAAEIWAQLKGHLNGTDERVRDEMLVDWFLDPSIVETDEGVENRSPLLINTVGSLRNRPPADVGVRNLTLASDYVRTNSDLASMESANEAGRRAANAVLERRGRRDRARIWELREPAVFEPFKRQDRVRYRLGLPHPAAVTQSLRGVTRRLGERV; this is encoded by the coding sequence ATGACCGACGTAGCCGTACTCGGTGGCGGAATCGGCGGCCTCACCGCGGCACACGAACTCGCCGAGCGCGGGGTCGACGTGACCGTCTTCGAGGCGAACGACCGGTTCGGCGGGAAAGCGCGCTCGATGCCGATCGCGGACGATCCGACGGCGTTGCACGGCGAACACGGCTTTCGGTTCTTCCCCGCGTTCTACCGCCACGTCGTCGACACGATGACGCGGATCCCGGACGGCGGCGGGACCGTCGCGGACAACCTCGTCGAGACCGAGGCGACGCTCATCGCGAGCACGACGGAGCCGGAAAAGATCGCCGAGACGAGCACGCCCGACTCGCTGCGCGGCTGGCTCGAGGCACTGCGGCCGGCCTTCGCCGAGGACCTGCCCGCCGAGGACGTTCGCTTCCTGCTCGAGCGGCTGCTGTACCTCTTGACCGCCTGCGAGCGGCGACGCGAGGAGGAGCTCGACGACGTCTCCTGGTGGGAGTTCATCGACGCCGAGAACCGCTCGCAGGAGTTTCGCGACCGCCTCGCGTACGCGACCCAGGCGCTGGTCGCGCTCCGGCCGCAGGTCGGGAGCGCCCGGACGGTCGGAACTATCTACCTGCAGTTGCTGTTCGGCCAGCTCGATCCGACCGAGCCGACCGAGCGAATCCTGAACGCGCCGACGAACGAGGCCTGGATCGACCCGTGGGTTCGCCACCTCGAGACGCTGGGCGTCGAGTTCCGGCCGAACACCCCCGCGAGCCGCCTCGCATTCGACGGGCAACGCGTCACCGGCGTCGAACTGGCCGACGACCAGACGATCGGGGCTGACGAGTTCGTGCTGGCCGTTCCGGTGGAGGTCGCCCCCGAGTTCGTCACGCCGGAATTGCGCCGAGCCGCGCCCGAGTTGGGCCGGATCGAGCGCCTCGAGACGGCCTGGATGAACGGCATTCAGTTCTATCTGACCGAGGACGTCGAACTGACGCGGGGCCATCAGGTCTACGCCGACGCCCCGTGGGCGCTGACCTCGATATCGCAGCGGCAGTTCTGGACCGACTACGACCTCGAGGGGCGCGGCCCCGACGCGGTCGAGGGCGTCCTGTCGGTGATCGCCTCCGACTGGGACACGCCGGGAATCCTGCACGAGAAACCGGCCAGGGCGTGTACGCGCGAGGAGATCGCGGCGGAGATCTGGGCGCAGTTGAAGGGCCACCTGAACGGGACCGACGAGCGAGTGCGGGACGAGATGCTCGTCGACTGGTTCCTCGATCCGTCGATCGTCGAAACGGACGAGGGCGTCGAGAACCGCTCGCCGCTGTTGATCAACACCGTCGGCTCGCTGCGGAACCGGCCGCCGGCCGACGTCGGCGTCCGGAACCTCACGCTCGCGAGCGATTACGTGCGAACGAATTCGGACCTGGCCTCGATGGAGTCTGCCAACGAGGCCGGTCGCCGCGCGGCCAACGCCGTCCTCGAGCGACGCGGCCGACGGGACCGGGCGCGGATCTGGGAGCTCAGAGAGCCCGCCGTGTTCGAGCCGTTCAAACGACAGGACCGGGTCCGGTACCGACTCGGACTACCGCACCCGGCGGCGGTGACGCAGTCGCTTCGAGGGGTCACCAGACGCCTCGGCGAGCGCGTCTGA
- the thpR gene encoding RNA 2',3'-cyclic phosphodiesterase: MRLFVSVDLPDDLAEPVADLQEEFAEASGLNFTDPDQAHITMKFLGDIDEDRLPALERELAAAVDDADVDPFIVRYGGLGVFPNLDYISVVWLGVEAGGEELTRLHEAIEERTTAMGFDAEEHDFTPHVTLARMEHAGGKDLVQDLVRERDPTIGETRVEEVRLTESTLTDAGPVYSTVESFPLE, from the coding sequence ATGCGACTGTTCGTCAGCGTCGACCTCCCCGACGACCTCGCCGAACCGGTCGCCGACCTGCAAGAAGAGTTCGCTGAAGCCAGCGGACTCAACTTCACGGATCCGGACCAGGCCCATATCACGATGAAGTTTCTCGGTGATATCGACGAGGACCGGCTGCCCGCCCTCGAGCGGGAACTGGCCGCCGCGGTCGACGACGCCGACGTCGATCCCTTCATCGTCCGGTACGGCGGTCTGGGCGTCTTCCCGAATCTCGACTACATCAGCGTCGTCTGGCTGGGCGTCGAGGCGGGCGGCGAGGAACTCACCCGACTCCACGAGGCCATCGAGGAGCGGACGACCGCGATGGGGTTCGACGCCGAGGAGCACGACTTCACGCCCCACGTCACGCTCGCGCGAATGGAACACGCCGGCGGGAAGGACCTGGTTCAGGACCTCGTTCGGGAGCGCGACCCGACCATCGGCGAAACCCGCGTCGAGGAGGTTCGGCTGACCGAAAGCACCCTCACGGACGCGGGACCGGTCTACTCGACGGTCGAATCGTTCCCGCTCGAGTGA
- a CDS encoding 50S ribosomal protein L39e, which yields MGKKSKGKKKRLAKLENQNSRVPAWVMMKTDMEVQRNPKRRNWRRNDTDE from the coding sequence ATGGGTAAAAAATCGAAGGGCAAGAAGAAGCGACTTGCCAAACTCGAGAACCAGAACAGCCGCGTGCCGGCCTGGGTCATGATGAAGACTGACATGGAAGTCCAGCGCAACCCCAAGCGACGCAACTGGCGGCGTAACGACACTGACGAGTAA
- a CDS encoding 50S ribosomal protein L31e has product MSASDFEERVVTVPLRDVKKGANHEAADYAMRLVREHLAKHFAVDEEAIRLDPSINEKVWSNGRSNPPRKLRVRAARFDEEGEAVVEAEVAD; this is encoded by the coding sequence ATGAGCGCAAGTGATTTCGAGGAACGCGTCGTCACCGTTCCGCTGCGCGACGTCAAGAAGGGAGCCAACCACGAGGCCGCCGACTACGCGATGCGACTGGTCCGCGAACACCTCGCGAAACACTTCGCAGTCGACGAGGAGGCCATCCGACTCGATCCCTCGATCAACGAGAAAGTCTGGTCGAACGGCCGCTCCAACCCGCCGCGAAAGCTGCGCGTTCGCGCAGCCCGCTTCGACGAAGAGGGTGAAGCCGTCGTCGAAGCCGAGGTCGCCGACTAA
- a CDS encoding translation initiation factor IF-6 yields MQRLAFAGSAYVGVFARATDSCVLVRHDVDDDVAADLTDELEVPVIQTTVGGSSTVGALATGNENGLLVSARVLEYERELLEEEVDVPVAELPGSINAAGNVVLANDYGAYVHPDLPREAIQIVKDTLEVPVERGDLAGVRTVGTAAVATNTGVLCHPKATDEELDILEDALDVRADVGTVNYGAPLVGSGLIANEAGYVVGSETTGPELGRIEDALGYLD; encoded by the coding sequence TTGCAACGCCTCGCCTTCGCCGGGTCGGCCTACGTCGGCGTCTTCGCCCGTGCGACCGACTCGTGCGTTCTCGTTCGCCACGACGTCGACGACGACGTTGCCGCCGACCTGACAGACGAACTCGAGGTGCCCGTCATCCAGACGACCGTCGGCGGCTCCTCGACGGTCGGTGCGCTAGCGACCGGTAACGAAAACGGCCTGCTCGTCAGCGCTCGCGTCCTCGAGTACGAACGCGAGCTCCTCGAGGAGGAGGTCGACGTGCCCGTCGCCGAACTGCCGGGCAGCATCAACGCCGCCGGCAACGTCGTGCTGGCGAACGATTACGGGGCCTACGTCCATCCGGACCTGCCCCGCGAGGCGATCCAGATCGTCAAAGACACGCTCGAGGTCCCCGTCGAACGCGGCGACCTCGCGGGCGTCCGAACCGTCGGCACCGCTGCGGTGGCGACCAACACAGGCGTGCTCTGTCACCCCAAGGCGACCGACGAGGAACTCGACATCCTCGAGGACGCCCTGGACGTCCGTGCCGACGTCGGCACGGTCAACTACGGCGCGCCGCTGGTCGGCTCCGGCCTGATCGCCAACGAGGCCGGCTACGTCGTCGGCTCGGA